From Coffea arabica cultivar ET-39 chromosome 10e, Coffea Arabica ET-39 HiFi, whole genome shotgun sequence, one genomic window encodes:
- the LOC113710997 gene encoding alcohol dehydrogenase-like 1 isoform X2, which translates to MEAKFRSDTAGKPIRCRAAVCRGAGEPLVIEEIQVAPPKSGEVRVKIICTSLCHGDISFWRSESGPFSFFPGIFGHEAAGTVESVGENVVEVKAGDLVVPVVQRNCGECRDCKFKGNACTKFPAASLNAMPRDGSSRFLDKDGQPLHHFLFASSFAEYTVVDVTHLVKISPEVPVDKACLLSCGVTTGVGATMKAAQIEEGSTVAIFGLGTVGLAVAEGARIRGASKIIGIDKNLEKFEIAKKFGVTDFVNPTSCGKDSVSQVIREMTDGGADYCFECVGSTSLIREAFDGSRQGCGKTVILGADLHGSPLSIHPLEILAGKSIMGATLGGIKPKQDIPHLAQKYLKKELRLDGFITHEVSFEEINKAFDLLLQGKSLRCIIWMNR; encoded by the exons ATGGAAGCCAAATTCCGGTCAGATACCGCAGGAAAGCCCATAAGATGCAGAG CTGCGGTATGCAGAGGAGCTGGAGAGCCCCTAGTGATAGAAGAGATTCAAGTGGCCCCTCCCAAGTCTGGGGAGGTTCGAGTCAAGATTATTTGCACGTCCCTTTGTCACGGTGATATTAGCTTCTGGCGATCAGAGTCC GGGCCATTCTCATTTTTCCCAGGAATTTTTGGTCACGAAGCAGCCGG GACTGTTGAGAGTGTGGGGGAAAATGTGGTGGAAGTAAAAGCAGGGGATTTAGTAGTACCAGTAGTGCAGAGGAACTGTGGAGAATGCAGGGATTGCAAATTTAAGGGCAATGCTTGCACCAAATTCCCAGCTGCGTCACTCAATGCGATGCCAAGGGATGGAAGTAGCAGGTTTTTGGACAAGGATGGACAGCCTTTGCATCACTTCCTTTTTGCTTCTAGCTTTGCTGAATATACTGTGGTGGATGTGACGCATCTTGTGAAAATCAGCCCTGAGGTTCCGGTAGACAAAGCCTGCTTGCTCAGCTGTGGCGTGACCACGG GAGTTGGTGCTACAATGAAGGCTGCACAGATTGAGGAGGGCTCTACGGTAGCAATTTTTGGACTTGGAACAGTGGGACTTGCg GTTGCAGAGGGAGCACGGATACGTGGAGCTTCAAAAATTATTGGAATTGATAAGAatcttgaaaaatttgaaattg CTAAGAAGTTTGGAGTTACAGATTTTGTTAATCCTACTTCTTGCGGGAAAGATTCAGTGAGCCAG GTAATACGAGAGATGACAGATGGTGGTGCTGATTATTGCTTCGAGTGCGTTGGATCAACTTCCCTCATCAGGGAGGCTTTTGATGGTTCTCGGcag GGATGTGGAAAGACTGTGATATTGGGTGCGGACCTTCATGGCAGCCCGCTAAGCATCCACCCTCTTGAGATCCTTGCGGGGAAAAGTATCATGGGAGCTACTCTTGGAGGCATCAAACCCAAACAAGATATTCCACACCTGGCTCAAAAGTATCTAAAAAAA GAGCTACGTTTGGATGGTTTCATAACACATGAAGTCAGCTTTGAGGAGATCAATAAGGCATTTGATTTGCTTCTCCAAGGGAAGAGCCTTCGTTGCATTATATGGATGAATAGATAG
- the LOC113710997 gene encoding alcohol dehydrogenase-like 1 isoform X1, with amino-acid sequence MQSCCTIHDPTAAVCRGAGEPLVIEEIQVAPPKSGEVRVKIICTSLCHGDISFWRSESGPFSFFPGIFGHEAAGTVESVGENVVEVKAGDLVVPVVQRNCGECRDCKFKGNACTKFPAASLNAMPRDGSSRFLDKDGQPLHHFLFASSFAEYTVVDVTHLVKISPEVPVDKACLLSCGVTTGVGATMKAAQIEEGSTVAIFGLGTVGLAVAEGARIRGASKIIGIDKNLEKFEIAKKFGVTDFVNPTSCGKDSVSQVIREMTDGGADYCFECVGSTSLIREAFDGSRQGCGKTVILGADLHGSPLSIHPLEILAGKSIMGATLGGIKPKQDIPHLAQKYLKKELRLDGFITHEVSFEEINKAFDLLLQGKSLRCIIWMNR; translated from the exons ATGCAGAG TTGTTGCACGATACATGATCCAACAGCTGCGGTATGCAGAGGAGCTGGAGAGCCCCTAGTGATAGAAGAGATTCAAGTGGCCCCTCCCAAGTCTGGGGAGGTTCGAGTCAAGATTATTTGCACGTCCCTTTGTCACGGTGATATTAGCTTCTGGCGATCAGAGTCC GGGCCATTCTCATTTTTCCCAGGAATTTTTGGTCACGAAGCAGCCGG GACTGTTGAGAGTGTGGGGGAAAATGTGGTGGAAGTAAAAGCAGGGGATTTAGTAGTACCAGTAGTGCAGAGGAACTGTGGAGAATGCAGGGATTGCAAATTTAAGGGCAATGCTTGCACCAAATTCCCAGCTGCGTCACTCAATGCGATGCCAAGGGATGGAAGTAGCAGGTTTTTGGACAAGGATGGACAGCCTTTGCATCACTTCCTTTTTGCTTCTAGCTTTGCTGAATATACTGTGGTGGATGTGACGCATCTTGTGAAAATCAGCCCTGAGGTTCCGGTAGACAAAGCCTGCTTGCTCAGCTGTGGCGTGACCACGG GAGTTGGTGCTACAATGAAGGCTGCACAGATTGAGGAGGGCTCTACGGTAGCAATTTTTGGACTTGGAACAGTGGGACTTGCg GTTGCAGAGGGAGCACGGATACGTGGAGCTTCAAAAATTATTGGAATTGATAAGAatcttgaaaaatttgaaattg CTAAGAAGTTTGGAGTTACAGATTTTGTTAATCCTACTTCTTGCGGGAAAGATTCAGTGAGCCAG GTAATACGAGAGATGACAGATGGTGGTGCTGATTATTGCTTCGAGTGCGTTGGATCAACTTCCCTCATCAGGGAGGCTTTTGATGGTTCTCGGcag GGATGTGGAAAGACTGTGATATTGGGTGCGGACCTTCATGGCAGCCCGCTAAGCATCCACCCTCTTGAGATCCTTGCGGGGAAAAGTATCATGGGAGCTACTCTTGGAGGCATCAAACCCAAACAAGATATTCCACACCTGGCTCAAAAGTATCTAAAAAAA GAGCTACGTTTGGATGGTTTCATAACACATGAAGTCAGCTTTGAGGAGATCAATAAGGCATTTGATTTGCTTCTCCAAGGGAAGAGCCTTCGTTGCATTATATGGATGAATAGATAG
- the LOC113710997 gene encoding alcohol dehydrogenase-like 5 isoform X3: MHFFPISGTCCLPLAYLLDCEIEFSCALGHRTVESVGENVVEVKAGDLVVPVVQRNCGECRDCKFKGNACTKFPAASLNAMPRDGSSRFLDKDGQPLHHFLFASSFAEYTVVDVTHLVKISPEVPVDKACLLSCGVTTGVGATMKAAQIEEGSTVAIFGLGTVGLAVAEGARIRGASKIIGIDKNLEKFEIAKKFGVTDFVNPTSCGKDSVSQVIREMTDGGADYCFECVGSTSLIREAFDGSRQGCGKTVILGADLHGSPLSIHPLEILAGKSIMGATLGGIKPKQDIPHLAQKYLKKELRLDGFITHEVSFEEINKAFDLLLQGKSLRCIIWMNR, translated from the exons ATGCATTTCTTTCCCATCTCTGGAACTTGTTGCTTGCCACTAGCATATCTTCTTGACTGTGAAATCGAATTTTCTTGTGCTCTTGGTCATAGGACTGTTGAGAGTGTGGGGGAAAATGTGGTGGAAGTAAAAGCAGGGGATTTAGTAGTACCAGTAGTGCAGAGGAACTGTGGAGAATGCAGGGATTGCAAATTTAAGGGCAATGCTTGCACCAAATTCCCAGCTGCGTCACTCAATGCGATGCCAAGGGATGGAAGTAGCAGGTTTTTGGACAAGGATGGACAGCCTTTGCATCACTTCCTTTTTGCTTCTAGCTTTGCTGAATATACTGTGGTGGATGTGACGCATCTTGTGAAAATCAGCCCTGAGGTTCCGGTAGACAAAGCCTGCTTGCTCAGCTGTGGCGTGACCACGG GAGTTGGTGCTACAATGAAGGCTGCACAGATTGAGGAGGGCTCTACGGTAGCAATTTTTGGACTTGGAACAGTGGGACTTGCg GTTGCAGAGGGAGCACGGATACGTGGAGCTTCAAAAATTATTGGAATTGATAAGAatcttgaaaaatttgaaattg CTAAGAAGTTTGGAGTTACAGATTTTGTTAATCCTACTTCTTGCGGGAAAGATTCAGTGAGCCAG GTAATACGAGAGATGACAGATGGTGGTGCTGATTATTGCTTCGAGTGCGTTGGATCAACTTCCCTCATCAGGGAGGCTTTTGATGGTTCTCGGcag GGATGTGGAAAGACTGTGATATTGGGTGCGGACCTTCATGGCAGCCCGCTAAGCATCCACCCTCTTGAGATCCTTGCGGGGAAAAGTATCATGGGAGCTACTCTTGGAGGCATCAAACCCAAACAAGATATTCCACACCTGGCTCAAAAGTATCTAAAAAAA GAGCTACGTTTGGATGGTTTCATAACACATGAAGTCAGCTTTGAGGAGATCAATAAGGCATTTGATTTGCTTCTCCAAGGGAAGAGCCTTCGTTGCATTATATGGATGAATAGATAG
- the LOC113712903 gene encoding VQ motif-containing protein 9-like, with the protein MEKSCHSSSSGAAGGGDSSITTASSAATTTTSSSLTTTISSSSNNNNSNNTNNRDVYLKHLNKISHKISKPIRRPPVFDQNNQEISAPPPPQVPPPPAAQSQQSQQQQQHQPPVYNINKNDFRDVVQRLTGSPAHERFSTPPPIQPPKPPSSRLQRIRPPPLAQISNRPPPLPQINNPMTCGNPTGGGGSASAAGFLIGQRQPLSPLPPFPAVHAAAESPISAYMRFLQSSVSSAASPKWNNLPPPQMPPPPPALHQQQQNIPPPPQGFPQFPVLPPTSPLAFGCIPSPRSPYALLSPSLLFSPTGLGFPQLPLSPSLPVPSPRWKGI; encoded by the coding sequence atggaaaaaaGTTGTCATTCCTCCTCTAGTGGCGCGGCTGGTGGCGGTGACTCTTCGATTACCACCGCCAGTAGTGCTGCTACTACTACAACTTCCAGTAGTCTCACCACCACCATTAGTagcagcagcaacaacaacaacagcAACAATACAAATAACCGAGATGTTTATCTGAAACATCTCAACAAAATCTCACATAAAATCTCCAAACCCATTCGTCGGCCTCCCGTGTTTGATCAGAATAATCAGGAAATTTCAGCACCGCCACCACCACAAGTGCCGCCGCCGCCTGCTGCTCAATCACAACAATCCCAGCAACAGCAGCAGCATCAGCCGCCCGTGTATAATATTAACAAGAATGACTTCCGTGACGTCGTTCAGCGTCTCACGGGCTCTCCAGCTCACGAGCGGTTTTCGACTCCTCCTCCTATACAGCCACCGAAGCCCCCCAGCTCACGGCTGCAGCGGATCCGCCCTCCTCCCCTCGCCCAGATTAGCAACCGCCCTCCTCCCTTGCCTCAGATTAATAACCCGATGACCTGTGGTAATCCCACCGGAGGAGGAGGTTCAGCGTCAGCGGCGGGGTTCCTCATCGGTCAACGGCAGCCTTTGTCTCCTCTTCCTCCGTTCCCGGCTGTGCATGCGGCGGCGGAGTCTCCGATCTCCGCTTACATGCGGTTTCTCCAGAGCTCGGTCTCCTCGGCTGCTTCTCCCAAGTGGAACAACCTTCCGCCGCCGCAGATGCCGCCGCCGCCACCGGCGCTGCATCAGCAGCAGCAGAACATTCCTCCGCCGCCGCAGGGTTTTCCTCAGTTCCCGGTGCTTCCACCGACTTCGCCGCTGGCTTTTGGATGTATCCCGTCGCCGAGGTCGCCCTACGCTTTACTGTCCCCGAGCTTGCTATTTTCGCCGACAGGTCTAGGTTTTCCGCAGCTGCCGTTGTCTCCTTCGCTGCCGGTGCCGAGCCCGAGATGGAAGGGTATTTga
- the LOC113712285 gene encoding 14-3-3-like protein B encodes MAALTAREENVYMAKLAEQAERYEEMVEFMEKVSKSLGENEELTVEERNLLSVAYKNVIGARRASWRIISSIEQKEESRGNEDHVNTIKEYRSKIEAELSSICDGILKLLDSKLIPSASAGDSKVFYLKMKGDYHRYLAEFKTGAERKEAAESTLTAYKAAQDIANTELAPTHPIRLGLALNFSVFYYEILNSPDRACNLAKQAFDEAIAELDTLGEESYKDSTLIMQLLRDNLTLWTSDMQDDGADEIKEAPKADNEQQ; translated from the exons aTGGCAGCACTGACGGCGCGTGAGGAGAACGTATACATGGCAAAACTGGCCGAGCAAGCCGAGCGGTACGAGGAAATGGTGGAATTCATGGAAAAGGTCTCCAAATCCTTGGGAGAAAACGAGGAGCTAACGGTGGAGGAAAGGAACCTGCTCTCAGTTGCCTACAAGAACGTTATTGGGGCCCGTAGGGCTTCATGGAGgataatttcatcaattgaGCAGAAGGAAGAATCAAGAGGGAATGAGGATCATGTGAACACTATCAAGGAGTACagatccaagattgaggccgaGTTGTCATCAATCTGTGATGGGATCTTGAAGCTTCTTGATTCTAAGCTGATCCCATCAGCATCTGCTGGAGATTCTAAGGTTTTCTATTTGAAGATGAAGGGGGATTATCATAGGTATCTTGCTGAGTTCAAGACTGGTGCTGAAAGGAAAGAGGCTGCTGAAAGCACCCTTACTGCCTATAAGGCTGCTCAG GATATTGCAAACACAGAACTTGCCCCGACTCATCCTATCCGGCTTGGACTGGCTCTAAACTTCTCCGTCTTCTACTATGAGATTTTGAACTCTCCAGATCGTGCTTGTAATCTAGCAAAGCAG GCCTTTGATGAAGCAATTGCTGAGTTGGATACCCTAGGGGAGGAGTCATACAAGGACAGCACCCTGATTATGCAACTCTTGCGGGATAACCTTACCCTGTGGACATCTGACATGCAG GATGATGGAGCTGATGAGATCAAGGAAGCCCCCAAGGCTGATAATGAACAACAGTGA
- the LOC113712749 gene encoding serine/threonine-protein kinase SAPK2 isoform X1 yields the protein MEKYEIVKDIGSGNFGVAKLVRERWTKELFAVKFIERGQKIDEHVQREIMNHRSLKHPNIIRFKEVLLTPTHLAIVMEYAAGGELFARICNAGRFNEDEARFFFQQLISGVSYCHSMQICHRDLKLENTLLDGSIAPRVKICDFGYSKSAVFHSQPKSTVGTPAYIAPEVLSKKEYDGKLADVWSCGVTLYVMLVGAYPFEDPTDPKNFRKTIMFQYSDGFVICEQRILTVHYSIPDYVRISVECRHLLSRIFVANPEKRINIAEIKRHPWFLQNLPVEVMEAGSLQSNDINTPAQSIEEVLAITQEARKLEVAKAGLLSLGSMDLDDLDDADLEEDTEASGDFVCSI from the exons ATGGAAAAGTATGAGATTGTTAAGGACATTGGATCGGGTAACTTTGGTGTAGCCAAGCTTGTGAGAGAGAGATGGACAAAAGAGCTCTTTGCTGTTAAGTTTATTGAAAGAGGCCAAAAG ATTGATGAACATGTGCAGCGGGAGATTATGAACCATAGATCATTGAAGCATCCCAATATAATCCGCTTCAAagag GTCCTGCTGACTCCTACCCATCTAGCTATAGTAATGGAGTATGCGGCAGGAGGAGAACTCTTTGCGAGGATATGCAATGCTGGAAGGTTCAATGAAGATGAG GCAAggtttttctttcaacaactgATATCAGGTGTTAGCTACTGTCATTCAATG CAAATATGTCATAGAGATCTTAAGCTGGAAAATACACTACTTGATGGAAGTATAGCCCCACGGGTGAAGATATGTGACTTTGGGTACTCCAAG TCAGCAGTGTTTCATTCTCAGCCAAAGTCAACTGTAGGAACACCAGCTTACATTGCACCTGAGGTGCTCTCTAAAAAAGAATATGATGGGAAG CTCGCAGATGTTTGGTCATGTGGAGTCACGTTATATGTGATGCTTGTTGGAGCTTATCCTTTTGAAGATCCCACTGATCCAAAAAATTTTAGGAAGACTATAATG TTTCAGTATTCTGATGGATTCGTGATTTGCGAGCAGAGGATACTCACTGTCCATTACTCAATTCCTGACTATGTCCGTATTTCTGTTGAGTGTCGACATCTTTTATCTCGGATTTTTGTGGCCAACCCTGAAAAG AGAATAAACATTGCAGAAATAAAGAGACACCCTTGGTTCTTGCAAAACTTGCCTGTAGAAGTAATGGAAGCTGGAAGCTTGCAAAGCAATGATATAAATACCCCAGCGCAAAGCATTGAAGAAGTGTTGGCAATAACACAAGAGGCAAGAAAACTTGAGGTAGCCAAGGCTGGCCTGCTATCTCTTGGCAGCATGGACCTTGATGACTTGGATGATGCTGACCTTGAAGAAGACACAGAAGCAAGCGGTGACTTTGTCTGCTCCATCTGA
- the LOC113712749 gene encoding serine/threonine-protein kinase SAPK2 isoform X2 encodes MEKYEIVKDIGSGNFGVAKLVRERWTKELFAVKFIERGQKIDEHVQREIMNHRSLKHPNIIRFKEVLLTPTHLAIVMEYAAGGELFARICNAGRFNEDEARFFFQQLISGVSYCHSMQICHRDLKLENTLLDGSIAPRVKICDFGYSKSAVFHSQPKSTVGTPAYIAPEVLSKKEYDGKLADVWSCGVTLYVMLVGAYPFEDPTDPKNFRKTIMRILTVHYSIPDYVRISVECRHLLSRIFVANPEKRINIAEIKRHPWFLQNLPVEVMEAGSLQSNDINTPAQSIEEVLAITQEARKLEVAKAGLLSLGSMDLDDLDDADLEEDTEASGDFVCSI; translated from the exons ATGGAAAAGTATGAGATTGTTAAGGACATTGGATCGGGTAACTTTGGTGTAGCCAAGCTTGTGAGAGAGAGATGGACAAAAGAGCTCTTTGCTGTTAAGTTTATTGAAAGAGGCCAAAAG ATTGATGAACATGTGCAGCGGGAGATTATGAACCATAGATCATTGAAGCATCCCAATATAATCCGCTTCAAagag GTCCTGCTGACTCCTACCCATCTAGCTATAGTAATGGAGTATGCGGCAGGAGGAGAACTCTTTGCGAGGATATGCAATGCTGGAAGGTTCAATGAAGATGAG GCAAggtttttctttcaacaactgATATCAGGTGTTAGCTACTGTCATTCAATG CAAATATGTCATAGAGATCTTAAGCTGGAAAATACACTACTTGATGGAAGTATAGCCCCACGGGTGAAGATATGTGACTTTGGGTACTCCAAG TCAGCAGTGTTTCATTCTCAGCCAAAGTCAACTGTAGGAACACCAGCTTACATTGCACCTGAGGTGCTCTCTAAAAAAGAATATGATGGGAAG CTCGCAGATGTTTGGTCATGTGGAGTCACGTTATATGTGATGCTTGTTGGAGCTTATCCTTTTGAAGATCCCACTGATCCAAAAAATTTTAGGAAGACTATAATG AGGATACTCACTGTCCATTACTCAATTCCTGACTATGTCCGTATTTCTGTTGAGTGTCGACATCTTTTATCTCGGATTTTTGTGGCCAACCCTGAAAAG AGAATAAACATTGCAGAAATAAAGAGACACCCTTGGTTCTTGCAAAACTTGCCTGTAGAAGTAATGGAAGCTGGAAGCTTGCAAAGCAATGATATAAATACCCCAGCGCAAAGCATTGAAGAAGTGTTGGCAATAACACAAGAGGCAAGAAAACTTGAGGTAGCCAAGGCTGGCCTGCTATCTCTTGGCAGCATGGACCTTGATGACTTGGATGATGCTGACCTTGAAGAAGACACAGAAGCAAGCGGTGACTTTGTCTGCTCCATCTGA
- the LOC113712014 gene encoding purine permease 1 — protein sequence MDMEAAIQGGKHNMLNKFKICISMKTLMVLFNCILLAIGQVGGPLLVRIYFLHGGKRKWLTAWLLTAGFPLLILPISISYFKNRSKASSPKFLVPPRLVAASAFLGFLLGIDSYLYTFGMSYLPVSVSSLLGSSQLAFTAIFAYFVVKHKFTHYSINAVVLMTFGSAILGLHMNGDRPSGESNANYTLGFFMTLGAAALHGFIMPAFEYAQKKAEVTVTFDLFLQVQFLVSMFATLFCTIPMIINKDFQAIPQEAAEFELGPMKYYTILVMAGIALQCMMIGSTGVIFSSSSLFGGIVTSLLVPVQQIFAVFCLAESFSGEKGMALAMCLWGFASYFYGEYKVNQKQPDVKHEPEHEEV from the exons ATGGACATGGAGGCTGCAATTCAAGGTGGAAAGCACAATATGCTTAATAAGTTCAAGATTTGCATATCCATGAAGACTCTGATGGTTCTCTTCAACTGCATCTTATTGGCCATTGGCCAAGTTGGCGGTCCATTGCTTGTGAGAATTTACTTCTTGcatggagggaaaagaaaatggcTCACTGCTTGGTTACTCACTGCTGGTTTTCCCTTGCTTATCCTCCCAATTAGCATCTCATATTTTAAAAATCGATCCAAGGCTTCGTCTCCAAAGTTTTTGGTCCCTCCTAGACTTGTCGCCGCTAGTGCCTTCTTGGGATTTCTTCTGGGCATAGATAGCTACTTGTACACCTTTGGCATGTCTTACCTCCCCGTTTCGGTTTCTTCCCTTCTGGGCTCGAGCCAACTTGCCTTCACGGCAATTTTCGCCTACTTTGTAGTTAAGCACAAATTCACTCACTATTCAATCAATGCGGTGGTTCTAATGACCTTTGGATCTGCTATTTTGGGACTACACATGAACGGGGATCGTCCCAGTGGCGAATCAAATGCCAATTACACGCTGGGATTTTTCATGACCCTTGGTGCTGCTGCTCTTCATGGATTTATAATGCCAGCATTCGAATACGCACAGAAGAAGGCTGAAGTTACCGTCACGTTCGACCTCTTCTTGCAAGTTCAGTTCCTTGTGTCGATGTTTGCCACCCTGTTCTGTACCATCCCCATGATAATCAACAAGGATTTTCAG GCAATTCCACAAGAGGCTGCAGAATTTGAACTTGGACCAATGAAGTACTACACGATACTGGTAATGGCAGGGATTGCATTGCAGTGTATGATGATAGGGAGCACTGGGGTTATTTTCAGCTCTTCATCCCTCTTTGGGGGAATTGTGACTTCTCTTTTAGTACCAGTCCAACAGATATTTGCTGTTTTTTGCTTAGCGGAAAGCTTCAGTGGCGAAAAAGGGATGGCCTTGGCGATGTGCCTTTGGGGTTTTGCTTCCTACTTTTATGGAGAATACAAAGTAAACCAGAAGCAGCCAGACGTTAAACATGAGCCAGAGCATGAGGAAGTTTGA